The following nucleotide sequence is from Penaeus vannamei isolate JL-2024 chromosome 10, ASM4276789v1, whole genome shotgun sequence.
tatatatatatatatatatatatatatatatacacacacacatatatatatatatatatatatatatatatatatatatatatatatatatatatatatatctgtgtgtgtgtgtgtgtgtgtgtgtatatgtgtgtgtgtgtatatatatatatatatatatatatatatatatataaatatatatatatatatatatatatatatatatatatatataatatatataatatatatataatatatataatatataatatatataacatatataatataatatataatatataatatatatatatatatattatatatatattatatatatgttatatatatgttatatatatataaatatatatatatataatatatatatatatatatatatatataaatatatatataaatatatattatatatatatataatatatatatatataatatataatatatatataatgtatatatataatatatatatatatataaatatatatatatatatataatatatatatatatataatatatatatgtaatatataatatatatatatatataaaatatatatatacataatatataatatatataatatatatatatatatatatatatatatgtatatatatataatatatatatatatacacatatatatatatatatatatatatataatataatatataatatatatatatattatatataatttatatataatatatatatatgtatgtatgtatatatatatatatatatatatatatatatatatatatatgtatgtatatatatatatatatatatatatatatatatatatatatatttatatatatatatatatatatatatatatatacatatgtatgtatatatatgtatatatatatatatgtatctatatatatgtatatatatatatatatatatatatatatatatatatatgtatatatatatgtatatacatatatacatacatatatacatatgtatatacatatatacatacatatatacatatatacatatatatatatacatatatgtacatacataaatacaaaacacacacacacacacacacatatatatataaatacatatatacatatatatatatatatatatatatatatatatatatatatatatatatacaaacatgtatacatgcatacatacatatacacttatacacatatgtatacacacataccatGCCTGGAATGTTATAGAGATGAAAGACAGATTCCTGCACTAGACTTCAAATCAATTCCAGATCTTCATCAACCAAAATAAAGAAATGTGCTGCATAAGACAAAATCACAGCTTCCACAGGATAAATGCCCTCTTTAAATCTGAATCTTTGGTTATTATCAGGCAGTGttaacaaaaaacatacataaaaaagtggaaaataaaCCTTGTGCTTTCACTCCTTGTCTTAGTTTGCAATAAAATCATCTGGATTCACTATCACTGTCAGAGGTTTAAGAGCCAAAGTCTTTGTAAAAAATTAAATGATATATTGTACAAAAAGTCTTTGATTCCTATCCTCATGAAGTTCATAAAGTTGCTGAGAAATTCTGCAATGTGGCTTAACAATAATTAATCGTATGCATATTTGAGATTATCGCAAGGCAAAGAATTACCCAAGTCGTACTTTTGTACAGAAAACATAAATATCAAAAGCCAAATTGATTATGGTTCTTCCCTTctctaattcttattttttttccattatgaaAATGAAGTAGCTTGTAATACTGACATTTACTTGTGCTCAAAAAACTCATGTCAACTTTTAAAATCTAAATATCACATGTTATCATTCAACAAACTCAAAGACAGCTTAGTACtgacagcaatcataataatatcaagccCTGGTACTGATAGGAAACTCTATTCAAACCATCAATTATCTTCATAGGACTTACGAGACTACCATCATTGAAAGACTGGTTGACCATCCAAGGCAATGAACTAACACCTTCCATTAGAAAAAACAtaattcttcacacacacatcaatacacacCCATCTTCCTCCCCACAACCATCCACACCTACAGTTGTACATGCACAtaagtacatgcacatgcatccGCACAGTACATGCACAAAAAATCCAACCTCTGTTGGTTAATTATTCATCTCTGTCCACGCAAAAAATATACATcaaaatccaataaaaaaaattaaaatcattcACATTACTGCATACAAGCAGTAGCAACAAACTCCTATGAGATAACAAATATAGCAGGTAAACAGGACAATAAAACATCTCCAGCCAGAGTGTATCAGACAGGGCTGGCATTACTTATTGAGAAACTATCACATCAGGAACTCCTTGGTCAAGGATTAATACCACATTGATGGCCTGCCTCATGATGGGTGTAGGGAATGGTCAGGCAGAAGGCGAGCCAGCAAGGAAGTCAGCACCAGGAGCGAGGACTGGAGGCCAACCGCTTGCTGGCCTTGCATCCACACTGAACTGTACACTTCTCGCAATGCCAAGACCCTGGAAAGGTATTTTATAGATTTTACATAATATCTTTTAGAGGGTGgtaaatacatattttatattatccATTAACTATTCATTAATATGATCAATTTCTCTTTTAAACTAGTGATGATATtcattatgaaagaaaaaaaaaatcttactcacTTATTAGCAAGATCAGTTCGTATCGTTGGTGGTAAATTACCGACTCCTGGATTGACCACAGCAACTCCCATGTTGCTTCGTGGATTTGTGCCAACTGACACAAGTGCCCGTCCCAGTCTGAAATTTGATGTTGAATAAACTCATGCTGAATTTAACTCTAACTGCCAATGGTGTAAGCTTATATGATTATGAACTGAGAGAAATTTTAAACTTCTCACTATTAACTTTTCTTTTAACttaatgtgcgcgcgcgcacgcacgcacgcacgcacgcacgcacgcacgcacacgcacacgcacacacacacacacacacacacacacacacacacacacacacacacacacacagagagagagagagagagagagagagagagagagagagagagagagagagagagagagagagagagagagagagagagagagagagagacagagagagagacagagagagagagacagagagagagagacagagagagagaggcagagagagagagaaagagagagagagagagagagagagagagagagagagagagagagagagagagagagagaggagagagagacagagagagaggagagagagagaggagagagagagagaggagggagagagaggagagggagagagaggagagagagagagagagaggagagagagagagagagagagaggagagagagaggaaagagagagagagagagagagagagagagaaaatgagagtgagtgagagagagagagagagagagagagagagagagagagagagagagagagagagagagagagagagagagagagagaggagagagagagagagagagagagagagagaatatgaggggggggggggttgttcactATAAGTACCAGCAGTGTACTTGGGAGCCATGATGTACAGAAAAATGCATATAAAGACATCATGTGGcaaattaaacaataaaaaaaagaaagaaaaaaagaaagaaaacacttcTACCAAAGACTGTGCGTTAACTATTTACATTACCTGCAAGCTGTAAGAATCATATCCATGGCCAGATGGAGCTCTAAAGTAACAAGAGTAGACATAGGCCATGGGGAGGCAGCAGTAGCATGGCCAACACCTAAGGGCACCACGCCATTTACCCCTGTTGGGGAAGTTTTTCCTGAGAGGTTCGCTCCCTCACGCACAGCACGACGGACATGCCTCATTACACTCTGGAAGTTAATTTGTTGGTCTTAGGATGTTTATCCCTTAGGTCTCAGCAGTATGAAAAAATTGTGAGTGTTAGCACTTACGGATACTTACAAAATACAAGACTAGTTTTGGGGAAATTCATGAGCAGTTGCCTATCTTCTTTTCATCTAGACTAAATGACTGGGATAGCATGTGCATATAAGCCATGTCCACAGTGGTTCTGGTCTGCTTAAtctatttacacatagatggttccacaCAGGTTTAGTCACCATGGAGGCAATTTTTAAGCCTACCTATCTCACCTATTTATACTTTCCTCTGATTTTTGAAAAGGTTCTTTGTATTCTTTATTGCTATCTATATtttcaataacaatataataatcataataacaaagataacaaataacagtattgatataaATAGCATAAGCAAAGTCCTAATTATGCAGGTAACTGGGAAACCAGGTGAAGTCACATAAAACCTACTAATCGACTCCATCAACATaataaaattcacaaaacaaaactaaaatggaAGGTACATTTACCCAGTACCTAGGGATTAAAATTTCATAGCAATATCATTTTaaatcctttcctttttttcaaaagcCTATACTAATTTTTAAAATCAACTTACTGTAAAAACCTCAGGACTTAGGAATTCAAGGGACAGAGCATCAGGATCTGCTAACAGCTGGTAGAGTGCTGagccaggagaggaagaaggcagatcAACAACATCTGAGGGAGATTGACCCCTGGCCATGCGAGTCACCCATGTCTCACATCGTCCCAACTCAACTAGGGCCGCTCCCAAACCACAGCCAGGTACACGAACGAGATGTGTATCCACTAAGGCTCCCACTGATGAGTGCACATAATcctgaaataataatataaagcctACATATAGTTACATACCAACAACATAAACTTACCGCATCTTATCAATGCTCTTCATCTGTAAAGTAGTCCTAACAAAGCTTctgtaagaaggaaagaaagaagaataaagacgaAGACAAGAGGCATCAGATGGCTCACCCAGTGTGTATTATGGTTCCAGGCCAAACCAGCAGAAACCAATATAGGCGGCCAGGCAAAGACAAGTGGTGTGAGGGCTGCGCTGCTCGACCAATGAGCAACCAccactcctccagctcctccgtcGACTCCACTCACCACACCACTGTACACATTACTCACACCAGCTTCTGGCCACCTGTGGATATATAGAAACAAATTACTTTGTAGTGCTTACTGTAAGTGCAATCTGTAATTAGAGAGgtggatatacatctatatttttgtACCTGTCTTTGTTCATTTTCATATACTGTGCCATTTATCcatgtctgtatttttttatttttttatttttaccacttcttcctaaaaaaaatcacatatcaaaatgtatttttcttttataaaagaCATTTTTAACCTTAAGTCTAATTGAGAAATATTTAGATTCAGACAATGCTTACTGCTTGAAAATAAGACCAACGCTGAACCCTGTACATCAGTGTTGATTAAAAAATGTAGATATCCACTACTTCAAATCTGGAAGTTAACAGTAGTATCTAAAAAAAATTTATACGACCTAAAACTTACCCACTTAAACTGCTCCACGCTGCTGTACCTGGGCAGACAGCCAACGGGCGTCCATTCTCTAGTGCAAGCTGGACTCCACGTGAGAAATCATAGTCAGCCTGCAATCCATCATGAACATTAGTTAATGCAATTTgacttttatattttaattttaatacaATCTTCAACTTCTATAGTAACCCACTTTCTATAATCATATTGTTTTAAAAAAACTCTTGACAAAGGCATAGAGTAAAAGGCCAAGATTTAAGGAATGGATAGGTTTAACGAAAACTATTCTGCCTGAATACAGCAAATCGCCAGAGGAAAACCAACCTGGAAGCCGTATTCTACAAGAATAGTAGTTGGCGGAAGGCATGCTAATTCCCGGCTCTTATTGTGGAATACATTGGCACAAACTAAAAGCACAGCTGATGGAGCCAGACCCAGCTGCGTCCAGGGGGACATGCGAATAAGAGAAAGACCAGGCTCGGGTGAGGCAGCTGTACTGGCATCAGCTAGCAGTGAGGTCAATCTGGGGCCAATATGAACATATCTGTAAAACAAAAACATGCATAATTGTAAATGAGGAAtccaatattacatatatacagatagacagatatataggtagatagaagatagaaagaatagaaagaagataaaaagaacaaatagacaaaaacatagatatatatctgtttatctatctatcatatatataaacagaaagaccGAAAtactagtatgtatatataacaaacatattTGTTAATTATTCAGCTACACCATTACTTAAAGCACATAGGAAAATAATGGATAAAGAAATATTTCTATTACCGAGCTGAagggaagtgagtgagtgttgCATTAACTATAGCTGTGACGGCACTAAGTTGTCCTGTAGGTACTGAACCCTCTACGTCAAATGCTGGTACCAAAGTAATGCCCCGATCCTTGCAGTACCGATCTAGTGACACAACTTCACTGTGGAGAAAAATTGGATATATAAATTATCTTCAAAATAAACTCTACAAAATCCATATCTCTTTCAGTAAATGCTATAAGTTTCCTATACAGTATCAACATCTGCATATCAACTCTTTCATGAATTTTACAAAAGAATACCATAAATGTTGCTTTCCACAGCTATCATACATTATCTTATTAGCCTAGACCAAACAATGtatgtcaaaaaaataaaataaataaaaataaataaattaattaattaaaataacaataataataataataataataataataataataaaaaatcaattgtATACTCAACATACAAAACCATACCTAGGGGAGTAGGGTAAACTGCAGGCAACTGGTGAGACACGCATTAATAGGTGTAACTGATTCATCTTAATAGCAAGGAGAGAGTCTACTATTTGGCATAACCGCTCCTGAAAATTAAAATCAATATCTAGAAAATCTATAGATGGGATAATTAATATTGGATATACATAAAGCTACTTCAATCACGAGAGTGAAGAAACAGATGGCAAATTCTTTTTAGAAAATCATATCACACATCCATGAAATGGTATATGCATGAGAATCCTCTGTGAAAAATACATAACAAAGTATATAAATAATTGCGTGGGTGTATAAAATTGAACATAATTTGAAAAATGCAAGCCTGATACTGCCTTTTACAATATTTAACTTATTTCCAAGAACGAGTGTACAACGAACATTAATCCCAATACAGCAAACAAAATTGCTCCTCTACTTACTAATGTTGGAACTCTTGCATGAGGTGCAACATCGAGCATAAAACCCCGGTGTGGCAGAGAGGGACTGTCGGTAATGACTAATGGTGGAACAACCCCTTTCTCGCTGCCCTCTCCACCTAGTCGGCACACCCGTAGCAACTGAACGAGGGTTACTAGGGCATTATGAAGGCTATCTACTGATCCACAAACCATCTTTACCtggaataaataaaagcaaatttactataggttttctttttctcttcaaatATCATCATATCAACTTCATTCATTACACTGACTGGTTTTTGCTCTACAAGGGAACCACATGGTTGCACTAACTTTATTATCCAGTATGGTGAGCGTGTATTGATGAGGATGAGCTGTGAGAGCATCATCGACTACACATGTGAATGTATGCGAGCTTGGAGGGTCTCTTGCACCAACGACAGCTCCAAGGCTGACATGACAACCCACTTCTTCCAGCCAGCACTTATGTATATCCCAAACATCTACAATTCTGTAAATAAAAAGCACAGACATTATCTATGGTTCATCACCCAATtctagaatgaaaaataaagaccAGTGAGCACTGAAAAGAGACACACTTACCTATGCACAGGTACTGCTCCAGATAACACAGCTAAAGTGGCATGTGTTGGTGGCGACCAACTGGGGCCAGTAAGCTCAGTGATCCGACGAGGTTGGGGCCACAGTAAATGAAGGGAATTATGGGTAACCAAAGGCCGTGGAGGCGCTGTGATTTGTGTGGATGCCAGGCGCTCACAAACCTGCAAATGGATTACCATTAAGTTATTGAACTTTGTGAGTACTTTAGTTATTATCCACACAATCAATATTAGCTTATCTTCCTGTAGTGCAGAAGCAACCATCTGAAATATTTATAACTTCTTACatataaaaaggaaacagaaaatcaAATAACTTACATACCTTTGTACCAATAATTGAACCTTTTTTCAAACAGCATGAAACTTTAGGTCATTATGCATTACAAACTTTTCacttaaatgaagaaaatattaacCCATATGTGCCAAGTATCACTTATCATGCTGTCCTCAACTAGTTGCTGCTTCAAAAGCCATAATGAATCTCAACACTATACTATTCCAAGAGCACAATTTTACAATAAAATTTCTTTATAAGAGTTGGGCAAAAATACCAAGTCTGTCTCAGAAGTATAGTTATTCAAGTCTTACATTAGTAGTTTAGGAGTTATAGTATGTATAAGGTGAGCATAAATACAACTGTGCCCAGCATGGGATGATCACCATGCTTAAACAGCACTgctggaaaaagataaaaaatatatgcaccTTATCAAACCTTGAAACCCTTAATTACCTGTTCCATGCGAGGACTGAGTTCCAAGGACGATGTGGATTGCAAAGGAGAGCGAGGTTGTGGAGTTCCCACTGAGGTTTTTCTTTGCGTTGTATCCCCTCCATTGACAGCATCAACCCCTGTCATTACGCTGTCAGCACCCATGCTCACTAACGATTCCATGGAACCATTTGCTCCTCGGGACGAAATGAGATCTGGAAATCATCAAGCAATTATTTaagcaaataaaatgaaatgaatatcaTACTTCAACAATTGTATACATCTCTTAGATAtatattcaagagagagagaaaaaaaaaaaaattgaagactgCTCTACACAAACCCACCTCGATCTCCTAATGAACGACGGGCTATTAAGGGTGAAACGCTGCCATTTGTCGTTGCCGTACTGTGTGCTGGTTTACTCTCAATAGCTGCAGCATGTTGTTGCATAAGTTCCTGGAGCTGAATCTTTCTTGATGCCATCTCAAAAGGTGTTTTCCCTTTATGGCGTCTGTAAGTAGTTCATAAGTCttttgaaaacataaaaaaaataacaataagattataagtttcccaaaaaaaaaatccaataaaaaagGCACATCTTTATAAAAACTGAAATTTGTAATATAGCAAAAATTTGActcccaaacacacaaaacatctACCTTAGCCCAGTCTCACCCTTTGTAACACTGAATATGGGGATTGGCATCATTGTCAAGAAGGATTCTCACAATCTCCTCATTTCCTCGGGCAACAGCATCATGAAGGGGGGTGGCACCATCGCTGTTGGCGGCATTGACATCTGCTCCGCGGGCTAAATTGAGGACATGAACGTAATTGTCAGTACTGGTAACTCAAGAGAGAGCTGCTGAGTTATGATACTCATGGATTTATTTTATACTAAAGCCttaaagaatgaaggagaaattgCACATTCTTGATGTTAAATTATGACTGTCAGTGATTTTCCAACTGAATTTTGGTA
It contains:
- the LOC113818876 gene encoding uncharacterized protein isoform X1, giving the protein MGEVQVPPALLDAVDSLKEAVKAGRTDIFRKLLDACETCYGGGEDERKQLINSLATEDGTFLHMATKLGRGDIVRALLAAGADPGIQDNDGNTPLQLAPTPPIIAIFTEELLRATAQSDVGRVCQLVAAGLSINSHDNPLSRNTPLHWAASFADIDTLTCLLARGADVNAANSDGATPLHDAVARGNEEIVRILLDNDANPHIQCYKGRHKGKTPFEMASRKIQLQELMQQHAAAIESKPAHSTATTNGSVSPLIARRSLGDRDLISSRGANGSMESLVSMGADSVMTGVDAVNGGDTTQRKTSVGTPQPRSPLQSTSSLELSPRMEQVCERLASTQITAPPRPLVTHNSLHLLWPQPRRITELTGPSWSPPTHATLAVLSGAVPVHRIVDVWDIHKCWLEEVGCHVSLGAVVGARDPPSSHTFTCVVDDALTAHPHQYTLTILDNKVKMVCGSVDSLHNALVTLVQLLRVCRLGGEGSEKGVVPPLVITDSPSLPHRGFMLDVAPHARVPTLERLCQIVDSLLAIKMNQLHLLMRVSPVACSLPYSPSEVVSLDRYCKDRGITLVPAFDVEGSVPTGQLSAVTAIVNATLTHFPSARYVHIGPRLTSLLADASTAASPEPGLSLIRMSPWTQLGLAPSAVLLVCANVFHNKSRELACLPPTTILVEYGFQADYDFSRGVQLALENGRPLAVCPGTAAWSSLSGWPEAGVSNVYSGVVSGVDGGAGGVVVAHWSSSAALTPLVFAWPPILVSAGLAWNHNTHWDYVHSSVGALVDTHLVRVPGCGLGAALVELGRCETWVTRMARGQSPSDVVDLPSSSPGSALYQLLADPDALSLEFLSPEVFTSVMRHVRRAVREGANLSGKTSPTGVNGVVPLGVGHATAASPWPMSTLVTLELHLAMDMILTACRLGRALVSVGTNPRSNMGVAVVNPGVGNLPPTIRTDLANKVLALREVYSSVWMQGQQAVGLQSSLLVLTSLLARLLPDHSLHPS
- the LOC113818876 gene encoding uncharacterized protein isoform X2 yields the protein MMPIPIFSVTKGETGLRRHKGKTPFEMASRKIQLQELMQQHAAAIESKPAHSTATTNGSVSPLIARRSLGDRDLISSRGANGSMESLVSMGADSVMTGVDAVNGGDTTQRKTSVGTPQPRSPLQSTSSLELSPRMEQVCERLASTQITAPPRPLVTHNSLHLLWPQPRRITELTGPSWSPPTHATLAVLSGAVPVHRIVDVWDIHKCWLEEVGCHVSLGAVVGARDPPSSHTFTCVVDDALTAHPHQYTLTILDNKVKMVCGSVDSLHNALVTLVQLLRVCRLGGEGSEKGVVPPLVITDSPSLPHRGFMLDVAPHARVPTLERLCQIVDSLLAIKMNQLHLLMRVSPVACSLPYSPSEVVSLDRYCKDRGITLVPAFDVEGSVPTGQLSAVTAIVNATLTHFPSARYVHIGPRLTSLLADASTAASPEPGLSLIRMSPWTQLGLAPSAVLLVCANVFHNKSRELACLPPTTILVEYGFQADYDFSRGVQLALENGRPLAVCPGTAAWSSLSGWPEAGVSNVYSGVVSGVDGGAGGVVVAHWSSSAALTPLVFAWPPILVSAGLAWNHNTHWDYVHSSVGALVDTHLVRVPGCGLGAALVELGRCETWVTRMARGQSPSDVVDLPSSSPGSALYQLLADPDALSLEFLSPEVFTSVMRHVRRAVREGANLSGKTSPTGVNGVVPLGVGHATAASPWPMSTLVTLELHLAMDMILTACRLGRALVSVGTNPRSNMGVAVVNPGVGNLPPTIRTDLANKVLALREVYSSVWMQGQQAVGLQSSLLVLTSLLARLLPDHSLHPS